Proteins from a genomic interval of Candidatus Hamiltonella defensa 5AT (Acyrthosiphon pisum):
- the pilM gene encoding type IV pilus biogenesis protein PilM translates to MLNLNRVLVVFFIFLSTHLFNTLKGKDAEVTSQVTDSLFTTTFLLYADRLSTFKKNHPAYTGTVNADGLLPPWLGKKPEIRMHIENGIGYVDMPNQAGLYAGLMSATDHSSLMGVTDEHHLITLSGQIPKPPFIPENHLVYMR, encoded by the coding sequence ATGCTGAATCTCAATCGCGTGTTAGTGGTTTTTTTCATTTTTCTGAGTACTCATTTATTCAATACCCTGAAGGGAAAAGACGCCGAGGTCACATCACAGGTGACAGACAGTCTGTTCACCACGACCTTTCTACTGTATGCAGACAGGTTGTCGACCTTTAAAAAAAATCATCCTGCGTATACCGGTACGGTCAATGCTGATGGCTTACTTCCCCCTTGGTTAGGCAAAAAACCGGAGATAAGAATGCATATTGAAAATGGCATCGGTTATGTTGATATGCCCAATCAAGCGGGCCTGTATGCCGGGTTAATGAGCGCCACGGACCATTCCTCCCTGATGGGGGTCACCGATGAGCATCATCTCATCACGCTGTCCGGCCAAATCCCAAAGCCGCCGTTTATCCCTGAAAACCACCTTGTCTACATGAGATGA
- the icmT gene encoding IcmT/TraK family protein, giving the protein MTLSPWRDASRPLTILGIPALLLPIYFAWFRWPTLLTLAICTALILFFKGLSLFGVTLTVLTQRGLHLMRGNPVLGRPWWIRKFVE; this is encoded by the coding sequence ATGACGTTATCCCCCTGGAGAGACGCTTCACGGCCTCTCACGATTTTGGGTATTCCAGCGCTGCTGTTACCGATTTATTTTGCCTGGTTTCGTTGGCCTACCTTGCTGACGCTCGCCATTTGTACCGCCCTGATTTTATTTTTTAAAGGGCTCTCCCTTTTTGGCGTCACGCTCACTGTGTTAACCCAAAGAGGGCTGCATCTGATGCGAGGTAATCCTGTCCTGGGGCGTCCCTGGTGGATTCGAAAATTTGTTGAATAA
- a CDS encoding lytic transglycosylase domain-containing protein, with product MKKTGLLFLLLTLSGPAAALCFQAAGLRYQLDPLLLKAMAIQESGLNPRAINHNKNKAGKVLSTDFGLMQINSLHIPTLKTLGVIRSKEDLLSNACLNVQTGAWILARHLNICGHHWSCLGSYNAGFAKNNQHRRIKYARQVYRRYQQLRSQRP from the coding sequence ATGAAAAAAACAGGGCTGTTATTTTTGCTGCTCACACTCTCTGGCCCTGCTGCCGCGTTATGCTTTCAAGCCGCAGGACTCCGTTATCAACTGGATCCTTTGTTGCTGAAGGCGATGGCAATACAGGAAAGTGGTCTTAATCCCAGAGCGATCAATCACAATAAAAATAAAGCGGGAAAGGTATTGAGTACCGATTTTGGATTGATGCAAATCAACTCCCTTCACATTCCAACCTTAAAAACACTGGGCGTCATCAGGTCAAAAGAAGACTTGCTGAGCAACGCCTGTCTGAATGTTCAGACAGGCGCCTGGATTTTGGCCAGACATCTCAACATTTGCGGGCATCACTGGTCGTGCTTAGGCTCCTACAACGCGGGTTTTGCCAAAAATAACCAACACCGCCGGATAAAATATGCCAGACAGGTGTATCGGCGGTATCAGCAATTGCGGAGTCAGCGTCCATAA
- a CDS encoding type II secretion system F family protein yields MSSNIPVKNALIKMRDLSQSPWLIEKINAALARLADGEENLGAALDTAGYEFPSEDAIIKMHSVFETSNQEGSLERFGERLLATTLMQVERQGNVIKLVSMFGGAVSTVGIVGIMYSLIEIAFHF; encoded by the coding sequence TGAGAGACCTCTCCCAATCCCCCTGGTTAATAGAAAAAATCAATGCGGCATTAGCGCGTCTCGCCGATGGGGAAGAAAATTTAGGCGCGGCGTTAGATACAGCGGGATATGAGTTCCCCAGCGAGGACGCGATCATCAAAATGCACAGTGTGTTTGAGACCTCGAATCAGGAAGGGTCGTTAGAGCGATTTGGAGAGCGATTGTTAGCAACCACCTTAATGCAGGTCGAACGGCAAGGGAATGTCATTAAATTAGTCAGTATGTTTGGAGGCGCTGTGTCTACGGTCGGCATTGTGGGCATTATGTACAGCTTGATTGAAATCGCCTTCCACTTTTAA
- a CDS encoding type 4 pilus major pilin, giving the protein MNSLKKGIFNISDASIGWGMAFVGLAMVAAAGMGLYVKVYSTSAVSSINTLLNETKSLRSSTGYGTVNLVPALIRSGAIPKGISIVGDTLFNASGGAITVTGKGIGFAISTSAINEKDCMKLATTLGNGDIASIRINSASAMVGEISPAQASAACTVGKNNTVTFTTHM; this is encoded by the coding sequence ATGAACTCGTTAAAAAAAGGTATTTTTAATATCAGTGATGCCAGTATCGGTTGGGGGATGGCCTTTGTGGGGTTGGCGATGGTCGCGGCGGCGGGGATGGGGTTGTATGTCAAAGTCTATTCGACTTCAGCCGTCAGTAGTATCAACACCCTGCTCAACGAAACCAAATCGCTGCGCAGCTCTACGGGTTATGGCACGGTCAATTTGGTCCCTGCGCTCATCCGCTCAGGGGCCATCCCTAAAGGCATTTCGATTGTGGGAGACACGCTTTTTAATGCCAGCGGCGGGGCCATCACCGTCACAGGCAAAGGGATCGGCTTTGCCATTTCAACGAGTGCGATTAATGAGAAAGATTGTATGAAATTAGCGACCACGCTGGGTAACGGCGATATTGCCTCCATTCGGATCAACAGTGCCTCGGCAATGGTGGGCGAAATTTCCCCCGCACAGGCCTCGGCGGCTTGCACTGTCGGTAAAAACAATACGGTCACCTTCACCACGCATATGTAA
- a CDS encoding DotD/TraH family lipoprotein (Members of this family include DotD of type IVB secretion systems and TraH of plasmid conjugative plasmid systems, both lipoproteins.): MKKNIAFLTGLLLSGCQMPKTGKPANPAFEKAARSISMKQVNLHQSGALHQKRSQFAQPILSEDNRVNLDWQGDALTLLAQLARQRGLTFACSGHRLPLPVNVSVQEMRFDALLRQIETQISCRATLKRHPHSLHLFFSLPEKAGHR, translated from the coding sequence ATGAAAAAAAACATCGCGTTTTTAACAGGTTTGCTGCTGTCTGGCTGTCAAATGCCCAAAACAGGGAAACCGGCAAATCCCGCTTTTGAGAAGGCCGCGCGTTCTATTTCAATGAAGCAGGTAAATCTCCATCAATCGGGGGCTTTACACCAAAAACGATCGCAGTTTGCTCAGCCCATTCTGAGTGAAGACAACAGAGTGAACCTGGATTGGCAGGGAGATGCGCTGACGCTATTGGCTCAATTAGCGCGTCAAAGAGGGCTCACCTTTGCCTGCAGTGGCCACCGGCTCCCTCTTCCGGTCAATGTCAGCGTGCAGGAGATGAGATTTGACGCGCTCCTTCGCCAGATTGAAACCCAAATCAGCTGTCGGGCGACACTCAAAAGACACCCCCATAGTCTGCATCTGTTTTTTTCTCTCCCAGAAAAGGCAGGACACAGATGA
- the traJ gene encoding plasmid transfer ATPase TraJ, with the protein MTENSLPPFDFSAGLTADTLRRFFAWCASHQVTDIHLQGGAPMMVGRYGRLIKASAFRLEEAQLTKLIDEIFTPEIKAMVKSGQGVDRALQLEGDANGRYGLPRGERLRFRANFIQATAGRQELTMAVTLRLIPSQIPTLESLAIEPELFKNLLPHKGLIWVCGETGSGKSTLLAAIYQYCGRVYPDRKIVTFEDPIEYILGTPENRLPPTQSQIGRDVSSFSEGLRLALRQAPDVIGVGEIRDGETLMGAIACGQSGHLCLSTLHTHSPAETIPRAVLMFPPDRREAVAHDLLGILQVIVVQQLLRTTDGQRQAIREYLIFDDAVRQALSELNYTQWSAWINRRLKTQKARLADKAWQLYQEDRIADEELLTVMSHSEREGRKKNTL; encoded by the coding sequence ATGACGGAAAATAGCCTGCCACCCTTTGATTTCAGCGCGGGATTAACGGCAGACACCCTGCGGCGATTTTTCGCCTGGTGTGCGAGTCACCAGGTCACCGACATTCATCTCCAGGGCGGCGCGCCCATGATGGTCGGCCGTTACGGGCGATTGATCAAAGCCAGTGCCTTTCGCCTGGAAGAGGCGCAATTAACGAAATTAATCGATGAAATCTTTACGCCAGAAATCAAGGCGATGGTGAAATCAGGGCAGGGCGTTGATCGGGCACTCCAGCTCGAGGGCGATGCGAATGGACGCTACGGATTACCACGAGGAGAACGCCTGAGGTTTCGGGCCAATTTTATTCAAGCCACGGCGGGACGTCAGGAATTAACCATGGCGGTGACATTAAGGCTCATTCCTTCCCAAATCCCGACACTCGAGAGTTTGGCCATCGAGCCTGAGTTATTCAAAAACCTGTTGCCCCATAAGGGATTAATCTGGGTGTGTGGCGAAACCGGCTCGGGGAAATCAACGTTACTGGCGGCCATTTATCAATATTGTGGGCGGGTGTATCCCGATAGAAAAATCGTCACCTTCGAAGATCCCATTGAATATATTCTCGGCACGCCAGAAAATCGTTTGCCTCCGACCCAATCCCAAATTGGGCGTGACGTGAGCAGCTTTTCGGAAGGACTGAGACTGGCGCTACGCCAGGCGCCTGATGTCATTGGGGTGGGAGAAATTCGAGATGGGGAGACCTTGATGGGGGCCATTGCCTGCGGTCAGTCAGGGCATCTGTGTTTGTCTACCTTGCACACCCATTCTCCCGCTGAAACCATTCCCCGAGCGGTCTTGATGTTTCCCCCAGACAGGCGGGAAGCCGTCGCGCACGATTTGCTGGGAATATTACAGGTCATTGTCGTGCAGCAGTTATTACGCACCACAGACGGCCAACGCCAGGCCATTCGTGAATATCTCATTTTTGATGACGCCGTGCGACAAGCGCTCTCTGAGTTGAATTACACCCAATGGAGCGCATGGATTAACCGACGTTTAAAAACGCAAAAAGCCCGTTTGGCTGATAAAGCATGGCAATTATATCAGGAAGACCGGATTGCTGACGAAGAGCTCCTCACCGTCATGAGCCACAGCGAAAGGGAAGGAAGAAAGAAAAATACCCTCTGA
- a CDS encoding type IV secretion system DotC family protein translates to MKKSGLMLWLLILTGSAWAQEPEKKPPPDITAYLNPSHPHKGMSETVHQMLTEAGHTLGFRGGKAQRAWELQGALRHKENILSTLYDFRTLISPQGWLPPVIVSSQDIAHITDDQIRSASRIYHILSPERFVSHPPCWRPYLMAGLSTTTALPDNAVRPKNGEQRTVWRKAIEKGWSEGRESADRILEANFHRLTRDYTGMLQYSTLLQQGMVTPPRVTEQQQTVVGTPDQLILGDKIKRLKQRAQFNIDHLDWQPIITTEKKSNDGK, encoded by the coding sequence ATGAAAAAATCAGGGCTGATGCTGTGGCTACTCATCCTCACTGGGTCGGCCTGGGCTCAAGAGCCAGAAAAAAAACCCCCGCCGGATATCACCGCTTACCTTAATCCCTCACACCCACACAAAGGCATGAGTGAGACGGTGCATCAAATGCTGACAGAAGCAGGGCACACCTTAGGATTTAGAGGCGGAAAAGCGCAGCGGGCATGGGAACTGCAAGGGGCTTTGAGACACAAAGAAAACATCCTCAGTACCCTCTATGATTTTCGAACCTTAATCAGCCCCCAAGGGTGGTTGCCCCCGGTCATCGTCTCGTCTCAAGACATCGCTCATATCACAGACGATCAAATACGCTCTGCCAGCCGCATCTACCATATCCTGTCTCCAGAACGATTTGTGAGCCATCCGCCCTGCTGGCGTCCGTATCTGATGGCAGGGTTAAGCACCACCACGGCGCTGCCTGACAACGCGGTACGACCGAAAAATGGCGAACAACGCACCGTTTGGCGAAAAGCGATAGAAAAAGGCTGGTCAGAAGGACGGGAAAGCGCAGACCGGATTTTAGAAGCCAATTTTCATCGTTTAACCCGGGATTATACAGGCATGCTGCAATATTCCACCCTGTTGCAACAAGGCATGGTGACACCCCCGAGGGTCACAGAGCAGCAACAAACGGTCGTGGGGACCCCAGATCAACTGATTTTAGGCGATAAAATAAAGCGCTTAAAACAACGCGCTCAATTCAACATCGATCACCTCGATTGGCAGCCCATCATCACGACGGAGAAAAAATCAAATGACGGAAAATAG
- the pilV gene encoding shufflon system plasmid conjugative transfer pilus tip adhesin PilV, which translates to MTSLKKGIWQISDASIGLGVGLFCFALIVVPLVYEFNKDQQYSTAASHALRVEKATQKYMMDNALRIGSRATATSPYILGVPELIQAGYLPAGFSETNLFSQRYHTRIVQPAPLKFHHMIFLTGGAPLSLSAARKMAMRIGGSGGYIEGGLAKGVMGGWTESLSAFGGYHPGEGHVVIAGFFSQGSGKNDYLYRHAVPGQSELNTMKTALDMDKNDINAVNTVNANKVKTNTLHATGSAHIEGALRSGDDITTDGWLITQGDKGWYSEKGKGGWHMTDETWIKAYKGKSIYTTGTVRGGYVKLDEISDAEEKCNEDGLLSRDASGAILSCQSGVWKGAGGGNLSRAGVNALSVKSTGDFHFVLVSISSRFFAVDGSHTARANFTLSLNGRVREQITNGLNVRKTGGGGHYWGYDTVGVVQKQYRLKIAQGDHLRVALSSAHYHLSSDIRIDLSN; encoded by the coding sequence ATGACATCTTTAAAGAAGGGCATCTGGCAGATCTCCGATGCCTCCATAGGCTTGGGCGTGGGATTATTTTGCTTTGCTTTGATCGTGGTGCCTTTGGTCTATGAGTTTAACAAAGACCAGCAATACAGCACGGCGGCCAGCCATGCCCTGCGAGTAGAAAAAGCCACGCAAAAATACATGATGGATAACGCGTTGAGGATTGGAAGCCGTGCCACGGCCACGTCTCCTTATATTCTGGGTGTACCAGAGCTGATACAGGCGGGGTATTTACCGGCCGGCTTTTCAGAGACCAATCTTTTTTCACAGCGTTATCACACCCGCATTGTTCAACCGGCCCCGTTAAAATTTCATCATATGATTTTTTTGACAGGCGGGGCTCCGCTGAGTTTGAGTGCCGCCCGGAAAATGGCGATGAGAATCGGAGGCAGCGGCGGTTACATTGAGGGCGGGTTAGCCAAAGGGGTGATGGGGGGCTGGACTGAATCCCTCTCTGCCTTTGGCGGTTATCACCCCGGAGAGGGTCATGTGGTCATCGCCGGATTTTTTTCTCAGGGCTCAGGCAAAAATGATTATTTGTATCGCCATGCGGTGCCGGGTCAGTCGGAACTCAATACGATGAAAACGGCCCTCGATATGGATAAGAACGACATTAACGCGGTCAATACAGTCAATGCGAATAAAGTCAAAACCAATACCTTGCACGCCACAGGCTCAGCGCACATTGAAGGTGCCCTTCGTTCTGGCGACGATATCACCACAGACGGCTGGTTGATCACCCAGGGAGATAAAGGATGGTATTCCGAAAAAGGAAAAGGGGGCTGGCATATGACCGATGAAACGTGGATTAAGGCCTATAAAGGGAAATCGATTTATACCACAGGCACCGTGCGGGGCGGCTATGTGAAACTCGATGAAATCTCGGATGCGGAAGAAAAATGTAACGAGGATGGTTTACTGAGCCGTGATGCCAGTGGGGCCATACTGTCTTGTCAATCTGGGGTATGGAAGGGAGCAGGGGGAGGCAACCTGTCACGCGCCGGAGTGAATGCATTATCGGTAAAGTCCACAGGCGATTTTCATTTTGTCCTGGTCTCCATTTCATCGAGATTTTTTGCGGTCGACGGCTCACACACCGCGAGGGCGAACTTTACCCTGTCGCTCAATGGCAGAGTGAGGGAACAGATCACGAACGGATTAAATGTCAGAAAAACCGGAGGGGGTGGCCACTACTGGGGCTACGACACCGTGGGCGTCGTACAAAAACAGTATCGTTTAAAAATAGCCCAGGGCGATCACCTCCGCGTGGCACTGAGCTCAGCCCATTACCACCTGAGCAGTGATATCAGAATCGATCTGTCGAATTAA
- a CDS encoding prepilin peptidase: MMLLFLLSSLSALVMAVSLPNIIVRVEKNVISQCDDLKPSRETTPPMYPLAAVALFNIAPVFYWFNPEQGYLSGGLFLLSVSSYIDIVRRWVPDSVIFLFSGVSVYGVASGTIGPSPEEAFMATGLFVFPFIVINGFSWLKKKIWVFASGDIYIVLSIGLWLDKTTAVMVAGLSILLALLYGSVFRQPHFPFIPFLLFSFLMNGFI; this comes from the coding sequence ATGATGCTGTTATTTTTGCTGTCCTCGCTCAGCGCCTTGGTGATGGCCGTTTCCCTCCCTAACATCATTGTCAGAGTGGAAAAAAACGTCATTTCACAGTGCGACGACCTCAAACCATCCCGTGAAACGACCCCGCCGATGTATCCGCTGGCCGCCGTCGCCCTATTTAATATTGCCCCGGTCTTTTATTGGTTTAATCCTGAACAGGGGTATTTGTCGGGGGGGCTTTTTTTGTTATCGGTCTCAAGCTACATCGATATCGTCCGGCGTTGGGTGCCAGACAGTGTGATTTTTTTGTTCAGTGGCGTCAGCGTCTATGGTGTCGCTTCCGGCACAATAGGCCCTTCACCGGAAGAAGCGTTCATGGCCACGGGCCTGTTTGTTTTTCCTTTTATCGTCATCAATGGATTCAGCTGGCTCAAAAAAAAAATCTGGGTGTTTGCCTCAGGAGATATCTATATCGTCCTGTCCATCGGCTTATGGTTAGATAAAACGACGGCGGTCATGGTGGCCGGTCTGTCTATTTTACTGGCGTTGTTATACGGGTCAGTTTTTCGACAACCTCATTTCCCCTTTATTCCCTTTCTGCTTTTTTCTTTCTTGATGAATGGTTTTATCTGA